The Haloplanus natans DSM 17983 DNA segment GCGTGACGCTCACCGTCGTCTGCTGGACGTACAGCGCGTCGGTCTCGAACTCGTAGGCGATCACGCCGTCGGTCGGGTCGGCACCGGCCGGATCGACGGCGGTGAACCCGCGCCCTTCGAGGAACCGTTTCCACGCGTCCGCACGCGACGAGGTGATGGTGACGGTGACGTTCACCCGCGACCCGGACGCGGGGGCGAACCGGACCGGAATGCTGCGGCTGTCCCGCTGTGTCCGCACCAGAATCGTCGTATCGCCGCTCAGACTCCCGGTGTCGCCGCCCTGTGAGACCCCAAGCAGCGGGACGACCGTCCGTTCGTCGGAGACGGTCCACCGCGGCTCGGACAGCATCACCGCGTCGCTCCGGTCGCGGCGGATCGTCGCCCCCGACGTGTACGCGATGCTCGTGTCGTCGAGTCGGTAGACGATGGGCCGGGTTTCGATCGTGATCGTCCGGTTGTCGAGCGGATCGCTCGTGTTCGTCGCCCGAACGGTGATGTTCGTCGTGTCGCCGAGCTCGATACCGCCGTTACCGAGGCTCAGTTCGGTCGCTCGGCTCGGCGCCGCACGTCGAGACACGTCCAGCATGTTGTCATCGAGCACGTCGAACGCCCGCTCGACGTTGTTGAGTTCCTCGGCGGTGCGGACGTTCTCCAGCGAGGAGAACCCCGCGACGTAGACGACGCCGGTCGTGGAGACGATCAACGCGAAGATCAGGACGAACCCGATGATCTCGCTCTGGGCTCTCACGCCGCCCGCACCTCCAGTTCGCCCGCGGGTGTCAGGACGATCCGCAGTTGCCCGCCACGGACCGTCGTCGAGGCGACCGGCGTCGAGGTGACAAATGAGACGCGACGGGTGGCGTCGACGGTCTCCGCTTCCAACACGAGCGTCGAACTCGATCCGTTCACGCGAACGGTGTACCCGCTCCCGGCGACGCGTGCCGGCAGGTCGACGCCGAGCGAGACGGTCCGGGCGTCGGGTGTCCCGGCCAGACGATCCGCCGACATCAGGTTCGCGGCGAGGCGCTGGCCGACGACTTCGAGTGTGGTCCGCGTGGTCGATTCCCGGCGGTCGTCGACCGCGCCGCCGGCGGCGAGGAGGAGGCCGCTGACGAGGATGGTCGTGATGCCGAGAGTGAGGACGTAGTTGACGGCCGTCGAGACGCCGCGGTCGTGGGTCATTCGTCGGCCTCCGGTCCCGCGTAGATCCGGGCACGATAGGTCAGTTCGGCCGACTCGTACACGACGTCGGCGTGCAGGCTGTAGACGACCGGAACCTGATACGGTGCGATCGTGGTCGGCGAGTCGTCGAAATTCGCGTCGGTGGCCGGCGAGAGGGTCGTGTTCACCGTGAGGGTGTACTCGGCCGTCGTCCGGTTCCCGTACTGAATCAGCACGTCGTCGTACGGCTCGCTGATCCCCGATCCGAACGCGAGGGCGCCGCAGTCGGTTCCGTTGACCGTCCCAGCGGTCAGATTCAGTCGCGGCGGTCCGGCGAACTGCCCGGCACAGACGCCGTCGTCGACCGGTGCCGTTCCGTTCTTGACCGCGAGCGTCACGTTCCCCGTTCCCGCGTCCTCGTAGACGTAGACGCGCCACTCGTCACCGCCGTCACCGACGACGGCGATGCTGAACGCTTCGTCGGTGTCGGTCGTCGATTCGAGCCCGCCCGTGACGTTCAGTTCGGCCGCGTACACGTCGTCGGCGTCCGTTGCCATCGTCCAGTTCGCAGTCGTCGGCGCCCCCGTGGGTGTCGCCGTCCGACTCGCGTTCGTCTGGGCGAGCCGCGTCCCGTTGTGGTACGTCCGGTTCGTGACGGTTGCAGCCGTACCTCCGAGGAGGTGCCTGCGGGCGTTCAGTTCGGCGACACGGTCGACCCGGGCGCTGGCGTTTCGGACGCGCTCCGTCCGGGTTGCGTCTCCATCGTTCACTCCCGAGACGGCGGGCCAGAGGTTCTCCTCGACGGCGTCGCGGTACGCGAGCGCGTCGCTCTCGCCAGTGTCGACGCTCCGGGTTGCGAGGTTCTCCGTGTAGATGGCGGTGTTCAACAACAACACCAAGGCGACGATGGCGACGGCGATGGCAAACCCCGTAACGAGTAAGAGCTGTCCCCGTCCCGCGTCGCGGCCGGTCAGATCCGCCATACGGTGATGCGCACCTCCACGACGTTGAACAGGCGTTGGCCGACCGCCGCGTCGGGCGCGTAAAACGTCGTCGAGGCGTTCGCCCGCGCTTCGGCGACCGTCGTGTTGGGCGACCCGGCGAGCCGCGTGTCGTCATACAGGACGACGTTCCGGCTCGCGACCGTCGCGTCGTCGCTGGGCGTGCCCATGTCGACCAGCGGTTTCGGGCCGGCGTTGCTGTCGTTGACGTCGGTCCAGTAGAGGTCGACATTGAACGCGGTGCGTTGCTCGCGGAACGTCCGATTGAGTGCGTGGCCGAACGCGTTCGGTGGACCCCCGTTTCGGTAGCCGCCGCCGCTCGCGTTCGTGAACGTCCCCTCGCTCGCGTTCCAGTCCACGAGGGCGTCCCGGAGCGTGCCGTTGGCCTCGGCGGCGTCCAACACGCCGAGTGCGGCGGTCCGCTGTTGGTTACCGACGTGCTGGTTCGACGTACTCGCCGACAGCGGGGTCACGGCAGTCGTCTGCAGGGCGAAGACGATACCGCTCAACACGAGGAGGCCAGCGACGAACGCCTCGAGGGTGTGTGCCTGTGCGCGCATCGTCACCACACCCTCACGTAGAGTCGGTTCTGTTGGTCGTCCAAGAGGACGACCCGGGTCGCGACGACCGTGTCGTCGACCGTCGTCGGTGACGGACCGGCCGCCAGCCGCGTCCCGTCCAGCGTCCGGATGCCGGCGTCGTCCCGCACGGTGACGTTCACCCGGACGTTGCCATCGAGGCCGAGCGCCGGACGCAGAGCGGCCGCGTCGTCGTCGTACCGGCAGGTCGGGGGGGCGGTCCCGTCGGCGTCGAAGAAGTCCGCCGTGCAGTCGGCGTCGAGCACCGACGGATCGGCCGGGGACTCGACCAGCGCGTCCGCGCTCAGTCGGTCGGCCGCCCGGTCCGCGACGACGAACTCCGCGCCCGTGTCCGTCTCGAACGGGGCGAACATCGAGGGCATGAACGCGAACGCGAGGACGACCACGCCGAGAAAGAGGCTCACCCCGACGGCGAAATCGAGGGTCGTCTGGGCGCGGTCGGTCATCCAACCACCAGCCACACGGCCAGCGCGATGGTCTGGAGGATCACGACGAACTTGACGCCGGCCATCAGCTTCGCCGTCCGGATGTAGCCGCTGATGATTCCCGAGAGGATCGCCTGCAAGGTGACGGCGTGGAAAAAGAGCAAGGAGAGTAGTTGGGTGTCGATGCCGCCGCCGAACTGCGAGGCGCCGCTGGCGCTCCCGCCGCCGCTACTGCCCGCCTGCTGGGTCAACCCCGCCATCACGTCGAGGAACTGCGTTTTCAGAATCGCCATCACGCCCAGCAGGGTGAGATAAGTCATCAGGATGATCGCCACCTGCATCCGGGTTCGGGACCGCCGCTCGCGTTCGATGTCGTCCTGATTCTCGCTGGCCTGGGCCGCCGTCGTCAGCACCTCGGTGATCTGGCTGGAGGCCTCCTGGGCCTTGCTGATGAGCTTGACCGTCCGCGCCAGCCGGGGGATGTGGTACTTGTTGTTGAACTCGATCAACGCCGTCCGCAGGCTCATCCCGTAGTTCACCTTGGCGTAGAGCACGTCGAACTCGTCGGCCAGCTTTCCGGAGGAGGTTTCCGCGACGGTGTTTACGGATTCGAGAAGCGTCTGTCCGGTGTCGTTCGCGCTCGACAGTTTGCGGAGGTTGTCCGACAGTTTCCCGGTGATCGCCGCCCGCGACCGGACGTTCCACTCGTGGAAGACACCGAGGGGGACCAGCGTCAGGTAGAGCGGGACGTACACCCAGACGAACGTTCCCCAGACGGGCGCTTGCACCATCCCGTCCCACGTCGTCGGCGCCGCGCCGCTGACCCCCGCGAAGGCGACCAGCACCAGCGCCGTGGGGGCGGTCAGCGCCAGCGTGAAGAGCGGGTGATCCCGGAAGAAGTGATGTGGGTTCCGGAGGAGCTGTTTCGTCCGGAACGTGCCTTCCCGAGTTCTGATGCGGTCGAAGACGCCGAACTCGCCGACGTAGTTCTCGATTAGACCGAGGCTGAACAGCCCCCCGTTGGCGGTCCGCTCACTCCGCCCACCGTTGCTGGGGTCGAGGTAGCCGTCGCCCGGTTCGTCCTGTTTCACCGTCGACACCAACACCAGAAACATCACGCCGGTGATCGGGATGAGGCCGTACACCGTCGCGTACAGCATGAACGACTGCGCCTCGCCGAGCATGCTCATGATGACGAGGATGATGATGAGCAACAGGGGAAACAGCGAGAGGGTCATGTACATCTCGCCGAACAGCTCCAAGGTGTCGAGCGTGACCTCCTGTTGCTGTTTGGCGGTCCGCATGTGTTTGTCTTTCTTATCTGAGAGGAACGCCTGCATGTTCCCGCCGGAGTTGACGATAGAGAGCATGTCTGTCAGGAACTGCGAGAGGTCGTCACTCGGCGTCTCGATAGCCTGTTGCTGGATGGCGTTGCGGTAGTCGGTGCCGAAATACTCCGTCTCCTGGACGATGCTCTGGAACTCGCGGGCCACCTCACCGTAGGTGTCCTCGGCCCGCGCCATCGCCTCCAGAATCTCCAACTGGTTCAGACCCCCGACCGACAGGGCGTACATAAAGGAGATGGAGTCCGAGAGCAGCATGTTGATCTCGCGTTCCCGCGAGGAGGCCCGAGAGTAGGGGATGGCGACCAGCGTGCCGAAGCCGGTGGTGAAGCCGACCGATCCCGCGACGATGCCGAGGATGCCGATGGCGGCGGGGACCTTGATCGCCTCGATGATGCCGACGACCGTCTCGTTCGGTATCCGCGCCCCGGTCGAGAACAGATCGGGTGAGACAATGCCGAACGCGAAGAGGCTGTAGCCGACGAGCGTCCCCAGAACCCAGAGGACGAGTCCGAGGAGAACGCCAACCGCGAGCGCCCGCGAGAGGTAGAGTTCGACGGTCGTCGCCATCCGAGCCTGGACCAGTTTCGTCTCCACGTCGCCGACGAAGTCGCCGTCGTCGTCGAACAGCCGGCGGTAGAGCGGGTAGAACAGGTCGCCGAGAACGTCGACGCCGCGGTTCAGTCCGCCACCAGTGTCGAGACTCACGTCACACCTCCTCGTCCGCGTCCGCATCGGTCACGTCGCCGAAGCCCCACTCGTCCATGTCCGTGGACGAGTCGTCGTCCGTGTCGTCCGGTTCGGTGCCGGCAGTCACGTCGTCCGGTTCGGCTGCCTCGGACTCGCCCCAGTCCAAGTCGATATCGGCGCTCGACTCGTCGGTCGGCCCGTCGTCGAAGGAGATGTCGAACCCCTCGTCTGGCTCGGCCGCTCCGGCGTCTCGACCC contains these protein-coding regions:
- a CDS encoding DUF7289 family protein; amino-acid sequence: MRAQSEIIGFVLIFALIVSTTGVVYVAGFSSLENVRTAEELNNVERAFDVLDDNMLDVSRRAAPSRATELSLGNGGIELGDTTNITVRATNTSDPLDNRTITIETRPIVYRLDDTSIAYTSGATIRRDRSDAVMLSEPRWTVSDERTVVPLLGVSQGGDTGSLSGDTTILVRTQRDSRSIPVRFAPASGSRVNVTVTITSSRADAWKRFLEGRGFTAVDPAGADPTDGVIAYEFETDALYVQQTTVSVTLTR
- a CDS encoding DUF7266 family protein, whose product is MTHDRGVSTAVNYVLTLGITTILVSGLLLAAGGAVDDRRESTTRTTLEVVGQRLAANLMSADRLAGTPDARTVSLGVDLPARVAGSGYTVRVNGSSSTLVLEAETVDATRRVSFVTSTPVASTTVRGGQLRIVLTPAGELEVRAA
- a CDS encoding DUF7261 family protein encodes the protein MADLTGRDAGRGQLLLVTGFAIAVAIVALVLLLNTAIYTENLATRSVDTGESDALAYRDAVEENLWPAVSGVNDGDATRTERVRNASARVDRVAELNARRHLLGGTAATVTNRTYHNGTRLAQTNASRTATPTGAPTTANWTMATDADDVYAAELNVTGGLESTTDTDEAFSIAVVGDGGDEWRVYVYEDAGTGNVTLAVKNGTAPVDDGVCAGQFAGPPRLNLTAGTVNGTDCGALAFGSGISEPYDDVLIQYGNRTTAEYTLTVNTTLSPATDANFDDSPTTIAPYQVPVVYSLHADVVYESAELTYRARIYAGPEADE
- a CDS encoding DUF7288 family protein, translated to MRAQAHTLEAFVAGLLVLSGIVFALQTTAVTPLSASTSNQHVGNQQRTAALGVLDAAEANGTLRDALVDWNASEGTFTNASGGGYRNGGPPNAFGHALNRTFREQRTAFNVDLYWTDVNDSNAGPKPLVDMGTPSDDATVASRNVVLYDDTRLAGSPNTTVAEARANASTTFYAPDAAVGQRLFNVVEVRITVWRI
- a CDS encoding DUF7287 family protein produces the protein MTDRAQTTLDFAVGVSLFLGVVVLAFAFMPSMFAPFETDTGAEFVVADRAADRLSADALVESPADPSVLDADCTADFFDADGTAPPTCRYDDDAAALRPALGLDGNVRVNVTVRDDAGIRTLDGTRLAAGPSPTTVDDTVVATRVVLLDDQQNRLYVRVW
- a CDS encoding type II secretion system F family protein — translated: MSLDTGGGLNRGVDVLGDLFYPLYRRLFDDDGDFVGDVETKLVQARMATTVELYLSRALAVGVLLGLVLWVLGTLVGYSLFAFGIVSPDLFSTGARIPNETVVGIIEAIKVPAAIGILGIVAGSVGFTTGFGTLVAIPYSRASSREREINMLLSDSISFMYALSVGGLNQLEILEAMARAEDTYGEVAREFQSIVQETEYFGTDYRNAIQQQAIETPSDDLSQFLTDMLSIVNSGGNMQAFLSDKKDKHMRTAKQQQEVTLDTLELFGEMYMTLSLFPLLLIIILVIMSMLGEAQSFMLYATVYGLIPITGVMFLVLVSTVKQDEPGDGYLDPSNGGRSERTANGGLFSLGLIENYVGEFGVFDRIRTREGTFRTKQLLRNPHHFFRDHPLFTLALTAPTALVLVAFAGVSGAAPTTWDGMVQAPVWGTFVWVYVPLYLTLVPLGVFHEWNVRSRAAITGKLSDNLRKLSSANDTGQTLLESVNTVAETSSGKLADEFDVLYAKVNYGMSLRTALIEFNNKYHIPRLARTVKLISKAQEASSQITEVLTTAAQASENQDDIERERRSRTRMQVAIILMTYLTLLGVMAILKTQFLDVMAGLTQQAGSSGGGSASGASQFGGGIDTQLLSLLFFHAVTLQAILSGIISGYIRTAKLMAGVKFVVILQTIALAVWLVVG